The Lycium barbarum isolate Lr01 chromosome 9, ASM1917538v2, whole genome shotgun sequence genome has a segment encoding these proteins:
- the LOC132608917 gene encoding uncharacterized protein LOC132608917 isoform X2 has product MMRDIASRPADSATSSSSEESGAAPPVAPEVPVPEPPAPQPGAEDRAMRDAVQLLTRLVAGQVHRHGLGDGRADRRDSSRAREFLTCNPPEFFGTKPEEDPEEFIRKMRRTLHLIKASATESVELASYRLYDVAANWYESWELARGVGAPPAVWDEFSEAFLSHFLPPELRRARADRFLLLRQRGCSVREYSMEFDSLARYAPAVVATMADRMHRYIMGLDRYFVDSCLVLAAQPDMDIARIQAHAQGMEDRHRGHQPDRSQDRRQPKRARSSGYFEEFRSGQPQQQQQSSRHSSQPAQSTPPQFSGRRFDSPGYLGAGQSSGVSGSRVDRSSGQTRPPRPQCSYCGRYHPGECYRATGACYSCGRQGHTVRECPYKGNLGGAAQPTGSVAGSSSPSIAMRPAGQGTSTSAGRGRGSGGAPSSSGPSNRIYALTSRQDPEALPNADTGALISSS; this is encoded by the coding sequence atgatgcgtgatattgcgtcccggccagcagactctgctacgtcttcatcatcagaggagtctggggcagctccaccagtagctccagaggttccagtacctgagcctccagctccacagccaggggctgaggatcgggctatgagagatgcggtccagttgttgaccagactggtagcagggcaggttcatagGCACGGACTTGGGGATGGTCGTGCAGACagacgtgacagttcgagagctcgtgagttcctgacctgtaatcctccagagttcttcgggacaaagcccgaggaggatcctgaggagtttatcaggaagatgcggcgcacgttacatttgattaaggcatctgcgacagagtcagtggagttggcttcgtaccggttgtatgatgtagcagcaaattggtacgagtcttgggagttagcCAGAGGCGttggtgctcccccagcagtctgggatgagttttctgaggcttttcttagccattttctgcctccggagttacggcgggccagggctgacagattcttattgcttaGACAGAGGGgctgcagtgttcgagagtacagtatggagttcgactcattggcccgatatgcacctgctgtggtagctactatggctgacaggatgcacaggtatattatggggctggaccgttattttgtcgacagttgcttggtattggccgctcagcccgatatggatattgcccggattcaggcgcacgctcagggcatggaggaccggcacaggggtcatcagcccgataggagtcaggatcggagacagcccaagagggccagatcatctgggtattttgAGGAATTTCGGagtgggcagcctcagcagcagcagcagtctagcaggcattcttcccagccagcacagagcacacctccgcagttctcaggcaggagatttgatagcccagggtatttaggagcaggccagagctccggggtttcaggttcgcgggtagacaggagttccggtcagacgaggccacccaggcctcagtgttcttattgtgggagataccaccctggagagtgctaccgtgctacaggtgcttgttattcttgtggccgtcagggccatactgtgagagagtgtccgtataagggtaatttgggaggtgcagcgcagcctaccggatcagtcgctGGGTCATCGTCTCCTTCgatagccatgcgccctgcggggcaggGTACGTCGAcatcagcaggccgcggcagaggtaGTGGCGGGGCTCCCAGTtcaagcggtccttcgaaccgcatctatgccttgactagtcgacaggacccggaggcgctACCAAACGCGGATACAG
- the LOC132608917 gene encoding uncharacterized protein LOC132608917 isoform X3 — protein sequence MMRDIASRPADSATSSSSEESGAAPPVAPEVPVPEPPAPQPGAEDRAMRDAVQLLTRLVAGQVHRHGLGDGRADRRDSSRAREFLTCNPPEFFGTKPEEDPEEFIRKMRRTLHLIKASATESVELASYRLYDVAANWYESWELARGVGAPPAVWDEFSEAFLSHFLPPELRRARADRFLLLRQRGCSVREYSMEFDSLARYAPAVVATMADRMHRYIMGLDRYFVDSCLVLAAQPDMDIARIQAHAQGMEDRHRGHQPDRSQDRRQPKRARSSGYFEEFRSGQPQQQQQSSRHSSQPAQSTPPQFSGRRFDSPGYLGAGQSSGVSGSRVDRSSGQTRPPRPQCSYCGRYHPGECYRATGACYSCGRQGHTVRECPYKGNLGGAAQPTGSVAGSSSPSIAMRPAGQGTSTSAGRGRGSGGAPSSSGPSNRIYALTSRQDPEALPNADTDFGRNGN from the coding sequence atgatgcgtgatattgcgtcccggccagcagactctgctacgtcttcatcatcagaggagtctggggcagctccaccagtagctccagaggttccagtacctgagcctccagctccacagccaggggctgaggatcgggctatgagagatgcggtccagttgttgaccagactggtagcagggcaggttcatagGCACGGACTTGGGGATGGTCGTGCAGACagacgtgacagttcgagagctcgtgagttcctgacctgtaatcctccagagttcttcgggacaaagcccgaggaggatcctgaggagtttatcaggaagatgcggcgcacgttacatttgattaaggcatctgcgacagagtcagtggagttggcttcgtaccggttgtatgatgtagcagcaaattggtacgagtcttgggagttagcCAGAGGCGttggtgctcccccagcagtctgggatgagttttctgaggcttttcttagccattttctgcctccggagttacggcgggccagggctgacagattcttattgcttaGACAGAGGGgctgcagtgttcgagagtacagtatggagttcgactcattggcccgatatgcacctgctgtggtagctactatggctgacaggatgcacaggtatattatggggctggaccgttattttgtcgacagttgcttggtattggccgctcagcccgatatggatattgcccggattcaggcgcacgctcagggcatggaggaccggcacaggggtcatcagcccgataggagtcaggatcggagacagcccaagagggccagatcatctgggtattttgAGGAATTTCGGagtgggcagcctcagcagcagcagcagtctagcaggcattcttcccagccagcacagagcacacctccgcagttctcaggcaggagatttgatagcccagggtatttaggagcaggccagagctccggggtttcaggttcgcgggtagacaggagttccggtcagacgaggccacccaggcctcagtgttcttattgtgggagataccaccctggagagtgctaccgtgctacaggtgcttgttattcttgtggccgtcagggccatactgtgagagagtgtccgtataagggtaatttgggaggtgcagcgcagcctaccggatcagtcgctGGGTCATCGTCTCCTTCgatagccatgcgccctgcggggcaggGTACGTCGAcatcagcaggccgcggcagaggtaGTGGCGGGGCTCCCAGTtcaagcggtccttcgaaccgcatctatgccttgactagtcgacaggacccggaggcgctACCAAACGCGGATACAG
- the LOC132608917 gene encoding uncharacterized protein LOC132608917 isoform X1, with amino-acid sequence MMRDIASRPADSATSSSSEESGAAPPVAPEVPVPEPPAPQPGAEDRAMRDAVQLLTRLVAGQVHRHGLGDGRADRRDSSRAREFLTCNPPEFFGTKPEEDPEEFIRKMRRTLHLIKASATESVELASYRLYDVAANWYESWELARGVGAPPAVWDEFSEAFLSHFLPPELRRARADRFLLLRQRGCSVREYSMEFDSLARYAPAVVATMADRMHRYIMGLDRYFVDSCLVLAAQPDMDIARIQAHAQGMEDRHRGHQPDRSQDRRQPKRARSSGYFEEFRSGQPQQQQQSSRHSSQPAQSTPPQFSGRRFDSPGYLGAGQSSGVSGSRVDRSSGQTRPPRPQCSYCGRYHPGECYRATGACYSCGRQGHTVRECPYKGNLGGAAQPTGSVAGSSSPSIAMRPAGQGTSTSAGRGRGSGGAPSSSGPSNRIYALTSRQDPEALPNADTGTDDRFADPSA; translated from the coding sequence atgatgcgtgatattgcgtcccggccagcagactctgctacgtcttcatcatcagaggagtctggggcagctccaccagtagctccagaggttccagtacctgagcctccagctccacagccaggggctgaggatcgggctatgagagatgcggtccagttgttgaccagactggtagcagggcaggttcatagGCACGGACTTGGGGATGGTCGTGCAGACagacgtgacagttcgagagctcgtgagttcctgacctgtaatcctccagagttcttcgggacaaagcccgaggaggatcctgaggagtttatcaggaagatgcggcgcacgttacatttgattaaggcatctgcgacagagtcagtggagttggcttcgtaccggttgtatgatgtagcagcaaattggtacgagtcttgggagttagcCAGAGGCGttggtgctcccccagcagtctgggatgagttttctgaggcttttcttagccattttctgcctccggagttacggcgggccagggctgacagattcttattgcttaGACAGAGGGgctgcagtgttcgagagtacagtatggagttcgactcattggcccgatatgcacctgctgtggtagctactatggctgacaggatgcacaggtatattatggggctggaccgttattttgtcgacagttgcttggtattggccgctcagcccgatatggatattgcccggattcaggcgcacgctcagggcatggaggaccggcacaggggtcatcagcccgataggagtcaggatcggagacagcccaagagggccagatcatctgggtattttgAGGAATTTCGGagtgggcagcctcagcagcagcagcagtctagcaggcattcttcccagccagcacagagcacacctccgcagttctcaggcaggagatttgatagcccagggtatttaggagcaggccagagctccggggtttcaggttcgcgggtagacaggagttccggtcagacgaggccacccaggcctcagtgttcttattgtgggagataccaccctggagagtgctaccgtgctacaggtgcttgttattcttgtggccgtcagggccatactgtgagagagtgtccgtataagggtaatttgggaggtgcagcgcagcctaccggatcagtcgctGGGTCATCGTCTCCTTCgatagccatgcgccctgcggggcaggGTACGTCGAcatcagcaggccgcggcagaggtaGTGGCGGGGCTCCCAGTtcaagcggtccttcgaaccgcatctatgccttgactagtcgacaggacccggaggcgctACCAAACGCGGATACAG